A genomic region of Eucalyptus grandis isolate ANBG69807.140 chromosome 5, ASM1654582v1, whole genome shotgun sequence contains the following coding sequences:
- the LOC104430209 gene encoding protein GID8 homolog isoform X3 produces MAQVTFLGSSKKVITKEDWEKRLNDVKIRKEDMNKLVMNFLVTEGFVDAAEKFRKESGTEPDIDLSTITDRMAVKKAVQCGNVEDAIEKVNDLNPEILDTNPQLFFHLQQQRLIELIRNGKVEEALEFAQEELAPRGEENQSFLEELERTVALLAFEDVSNCPVGDLLDMSQRLKTASEVNAAILTSQSHEKDPKLPSLLKMLVWAQNQLDEKAIYPRIKDLSTAKLEDPSAS; encoded by the exons atggcACAAGTAACGTTCTTG GGGTCGTCGAAGAAGGTGATTACTAAGGAGGATTGGGAGAAGAGGCTCAACGATGTGAAGATCAGGAAGGAAGATATGAACAAGCTGGTGATGAACTTCCTCGTCACCGAGGGCTTTGTGGACGCCGCCGAGAAGTTCCGGAAGGAGTCGGGCACTGAAC CAGATATAGATCTTTCCACGATCACCGACCGCATGGCTGTCAAGAAAGCAGTGCAGTGTGGGAATGTGGAGGATGCAATTGAGAAAGTCAACGACTTGAATCCTGAA ATACTAGATACAAATCCCCAACTCTTTTTCCACCTTCAACAGCAGAGATTGATAGAACTGATTCGGAATGGAAAAGTAGAAGAGGCTCTTGAGTTTGCTCAGGAGGAGCTTGCACCAAGAGGGGAAGAAAAT CAAAGCTTCTTAGAAGAGCTGGAGAGGACTGTAGCACTGCTGGCTTTTGAAGATGTCTCCAATTGTCCTGTGGGGGACCTTCTAGATATGTCACAGCGCCTGAAGACAGCTAGTGAAGTGAACGCAGCTATACTTACTAGCCAGAGTCATGAAAAAG ATCCAAAACTTCCAAGCTTATTGAAGATGTTGGTGTGGGCCCAGAACCAACTTGACGAGAAAGCTATATACCCCAGAATAAAAGATTTGTCCACGGCGAAGCTTGAAGATCCCAGTGCATCGTGA
- the LOC104430209 gene encoding protein GID8 homolog isoform X2: MAQVTFLVKLIMRGSSKKVITKEDWEKRLNDVKIRKEDMNKLVMNFLVTEGFVDAAEKFRKESGTEHIDLSTITDRMAVKKAVQCGNVEDAIEKVNDLNPEILDTNPQLFFHLQQQRLIELIRNGKVEEALEFAQEELAPRGEENQSFLEELERTVALLAFEDVSNCPVGDLLDMSQRLKTASEVNAAILTSQSHEKDPKLPSLLKMLVWAQNQLDEKAIYPRIKDLSTAKLEDPSAS; the protein is encoded by the exons atggcACAAGTAACGTTCTTGGTGAAGTTGATTATGAGG GGGTCGTCGAAGAAGGTGATTACTAAGGAGGATTGGGAGAAGAGGCTCAACGATGTGAAGATCAGGAAGGAAGATATGAACAAGCTGGTGATGAACTTCCTCGTCACCGAGGGCTTTGTGGACGCCGCCGAGAAGTTCCGGAAGGAGTCGGGCACTGAAC ATATAGATCTTTCCACGATCACCGACCGCATGGCTGTCAAGAAAGCAGTGCAGTGTGGGAATGTGGAGGATGCAATTGAGAAAGTCAACGACTTGAATCCTGAA ATACTAGATACAAATCCCCAACTCTTTTTCCACCTTCAACAGCAGAGATTGATAGAACTGATTCGGAATGGAAAAGTAGAAGAGGCTCTTGAGTTTGCTCAGGAGGAGCTTGCACCAAGAGGGGAAGAAAAT CAAAGCTTCTTAGAAGAGCTGGAGAGGACTGTAGCACTGCTGGCTTTTGAAGATGTCTCCAATTGTCCTGTGGGGGACCTTCTAGATATGTCACAGCGCCTGAAGACAGCTAGTGAAGTGAACGCAGCTATACTTACTAGCCAGAGTCATGAAAAAG ATCCAAAACTTCCAAGCTTATTGAAGATGTTGGTGTGGGCCCAGAACCAACTTGACGAGAAAGCTATATACCCCAGAATAAAAGATTTGTCCACGGCGAAGCTTGAAGATCCCAGTGCATCGTGA
- the LOC104430209 gene encoding protein GID8 homolog isoform X5, which translates to MAQGSSKKVITKEDWEKRLNDVKIRKEDMNKLVMNFLVTEGFVDAAEKFRKESGTEPDIDLSTITDRMAVKKAVQCGNVEDAIEKVNDLNPEILDTNPQLFFHLQQQRLIELIRNGKVEEALEFAQEELAPRGEENQSFLEELERTVALLAFEDVSNCPVGDLLDMSQRLKTASEVNAAILTSQSHEKDPKLPSLLKMLVWAQNQLDEKAIYPRIKDLSTAKLEDPSAS; encoded by the exons atggcACAA GGGTCGTCGAAGAAGGTGATTACTAAGGAGGATTGGGAGAAGAGGCTCAACGATGTGAAGATCAGGAAGGAAGATATGAACAAGCTGGTGATGAACTTCCTCGTCACCGAGGGCTTTGTGGACGCCGCCGAGAAGTTCCGGAAGGAGTCGGGCACTGAAC CAGATATAGATCTTTCCACGATCACCGACCGCATGGCTGTCAAGAAAGCAGTGCAGTGTGGGAATGTGGAGGATGCAATTGAGAAAGTCAACGACTTGAATCCTGAA ATACTAGATACAAATCCCCAACTCTTTTTCCACCTTCAACAGCAGAGATTGATAGAACTGATTCGGAATGGAAAAGTAGAAGAGGCTCTTGAGTTTGCTCAGGAGGAGCTTGCACCAAGAGGGGAAGAAAAT CAAAGCTTCTTAGAAGAGCTGGAGAGGACTGTAGCACTGCTGGCTTTTGAAGATGTCTCCAATTGTCCTGTGGGGGACCTTCTAGATATGTCACAGCGCCTGAAGACAGCTAGTGAAGTGAACGCAGCTATACTTACTAGCCAGAGTCATGAAAAAG ATCCAAAACTTCCAAGCTTATTGAAGATGTTGGTGTGGGCCCAGAACCAACTTGACGAGAAAGCTATATACCCCAGAATAAAAGATTTGTCCACGGCGAAGCTTGAAGATCCCAGTGCATCGTGA
- the LOC104430209 gene encoding protein GID8 homolog isoform X4, whose translation MLSPMGSSKKVITKEDWEKRLNDVKIRKEDMNKLVMNFLVTEGFVDAAEKFRKESGTEPDIDLSTITDRMAVKKAVQCGNVEDAIEKVNDLNPEILDTNPQLFFHLQQQRLIELIRNGKVEEALEFAQEELAPRGEENQSFLEELERTVALLAFEDVSNCPVGDLLDMSQRLKTASEVNAAILTSQSHEKDPKLPSLLKMLVWAQNQLDEKAIYPRIKDLSTAKLEDPSAS comes from the exons ATGCTCTCTCCCATG GGGTCGTCGAAGAAGGTGATTACTAAGGAGGATTGGGAGAAGAGGCTCAACGATGTGAAGATCAGGAAGGAAGATATGAACAAGCTGGTGATGAACTTCCTCGTCACCGAGGGCTTTGTGGACGCCGCCGAGAAGTTCCGGAAGGAGTCGGGCACTGAAC CAGATATAGATCTTTCCACGATCACCGACCGCATGGCTGTCAAGAAAGCAGTGCAGTGTGGGAATGTGGAGGATGCAATTGAGAAAGTCAACGACTTGAATCCTGAA ATACTAGATACAAATCCCCAACTCTTTTTCCACCTTCAACAGCAGAGATTGATAGAACTGATTCGGAATGGAAAAGTAGAAGAGGCTCTTGAGTTTGCTCAGGAGGAGCTTGCACCAAGAGGGGAAGAAAAT CAAAGCTTCTTAGAAGAGCTGGAGAGGACTGTAGCACTGCTGGCTTTTGAAGATGTCTCCAATTGTCCTGTGGGGGACCTTCTAGATATGTCACAGCGCCTGAAGACAGCTAGTGAAGTGAACGCAGCTATACTTACTAGCCAGAGTCATGAAAAAG ATCCAAAACTTCCAAGCTTATTGAAGATGTTGGTGTGGGCCCAGAACCAACTTGACGAGAAAGCTATATACCCCAGAATAAAAGATTTGTCCACGGCGAAGCTTGAAGATCCCAGTGCATCGTGA
- the LOC104430209 gene encoding protein GID8 homolog isoform X1: MAQVTFLVKLIMRGSSKKVITKEDWEKRLNDVKIRKEDMNKLVMNFLVTEGFVDAAEKFRKESGTEPDIDLSTITDRMAVKKAVQCGNVEDAIEKVNDLNPEILDTNPQLFFHLQQQRLIELIRNGKVEEALEFAQEELAPRGEENQSFLEELERTVALLAFEDVSNCPVGDLLDMSQRLKTASEVNAAILTSQSHEKDPKLPSLLKMLVWAQNQLDEKAIYPRIKDLSTAKLEDPSAS, encoded by the exons atggcACAAGTAACGTTCTTGGTGAAGTTGATTATGAGG GGGTCGTCGAAGAAGGTGATTACTAAGGAGGATTGGGAGAAGAGGCTCAACGATGTGAAGATCAGGAAGGAAGATATGAACAAGCTGGTGATGAACTTCCTCGTCACCGAGGGCTTTGTGGACGCCGCCGAGAAGTTCCGGAAGGAGTCGGGCACTGAAC CAGATATAGATCTTTCCACGATCACCGACCGCATGGCTGTCAAGAAAGCAGTGCAGTGTGGGAATGTGGAGGATGCAATTGAGAAAGTCAACGACTTGAATCCTGAA ATACTAGATACAAATCCCCAACTCTTTTTCCACCTTCAACAGCAGAGATTGATAGAACTGATTCGGAATGGAAAAGTAGAAGAGGCTCTTGAGTTTGCTCAGGAGGAGCTTGCACCAAGAGGGGAAGAAAAT CAAAGCTTCTTAGAAGAGCTGGAGAGGACTGTAGCACTGCTGGCTTTTGAAGATGTCTCCAATTGTCCTGTGGGGGACCTTCTAGATATGTCACAGCGCCTGAAGACAGCTAGTGAAGTGAACGCAGCTATACTTACTAGCCAGAGTCATGAAAAAG ATCCAAAACTTCCAAGCTTATTGAAGATGTTGGTGTGGGCCCAGAACCAACTTGACGAGAAAGCTATATACCCCAGAATAAAAGATTTGTCCACGGCGAAGCTTGAAGATCCCAGTGCATCGTGA